TTGCTGTAATATATTTTAaggtaataattttatttaattgaacattgttgtaaataaattacaacttaaggatattttataaaggaatatacatttaaattattaatttataaaattatattatatataaaaagtcattatatatattatagttacGTTTGTGGTGTTCAATATCAATTACGGTTacaattacaattttttatttttttttgtaataaccATAATtgcggtttttcaaaatttttaactgTAATCTTATTCAGTTTTTATCCATTTTACTCAGTTTTTATCCATGTCTGCCAGGCGTCGTGGTTAtggatttttttaagaattaaccAATCCATGCCCATCCCTACGTATagattctttttccttttggatGTTTTATTTTTGCAAGAATGTTTAGTTGCTACTGTAGATATAAAATTACAGCTACAATCCTAAAccctgaaaataaaaataagttccCTTATATGTCCTCTTTTGCAGATTTTTTGGTAAGCTCTACGTGCAAATAATTGTAGATATGTAGGCAGTAAAGCTCTAGTACTGACATTAGTACAAAATATACCCCTTTACTGGTGTTGTTGAATTTAATCAGCAGAGTAAACTCAGTCAGCTAATTATAAGGTAAAGTCTAAAGCCAATTTTGGCCACTATTTTCCCATCAATGtggttttgtattaaatttccATTTGAATGTGAAAGTTACTCTAgctgagaaaaaagaaaaatccataCCCCATCATTCAGTACATATTCTCCCATGGCATAAATGATGAGAAACAGAGAACAGTCAAAGACATCATTTTGTACATTATAGGACCATCCATGACACTGGTGAAAGAGAAAAGCTAAAATATCTTCTGTTTCTCCTCATCTTGCTATTATTTCTCTAAcagtcttaactcaagtactaatACCGTCTAACTCAAGTACTAATACCTAGTGAAAAGAAGATCGGCAGCAGCTACTCAAttctcttccccccccccccccccccaaaagtTTGGAGAGTATATTTTAGGTGTaatgtttgtaattttttccAGAATTGCCCCCTCTCTAGTTTGGAAAAAATGCATTTTAGATGTAAGATTTGTAATACTTCTGAAAATTATCCCTCCTCCAGGTttgaaaaaactgaaaatacggtataatatttgtaaaaattttgaaaattactccctaaatatttaatatatgagTCAATTAGTAGGAAAAAAATCACaactaaaaagagaaaatagtGAATTATTATACACCATTTTAAAATGTAATAATTAAAACTTAGTTTTTCGAGATAGataattttaactaattataattcaaatattgacTATATGAGTTATACTACTAATTAATTGATAGTTCTTAAATTGCatatttttaatctaaaaattatttttagtaagCTATATCTATTGACAAGTTTcttataaaaagaaatgataaatgaataaTTATCTCTTTAAAAATCTGGTGAACaagatgatgaatttttttcccaaaaatatGCGAGAGCTAACATAAACCTAAAAGATTTCCTACTAATCTTcgattaaaaatcaaaattttaattgttatccaaataagtaaaataatacAAGTAGAATATACCTTGCAAAAGTGACCTTGTCAATCATACCATtgtaatttttcatggaaacatttgaaaattttattaaaaattattcacaTCTTAGTTTAATGATAATTAGTTGGAATAgcataacaaaaaatttagtttgttattaaatatatgatgtgtcatgatattaaatttagaaaagGCAATGATTATTATGCCAAAAAAAATGCACTTGGCATTTTTTTTTGGCATAGTAACTACTATCCTTAAAAAGGTTGTCCCCCACTGAGGGGTAGGTTCTAGCTCCGTCCTTGTTTCAAGGGTGTTAACTGCCATTTGGCCCAAACACTTAAGATGCAACAAAGCAAATTCTTAGTCTTCACAGTACAACACAAATCCCAAAGAAGCCAACAGAGAATTTaaacctttctttttgttctatGAATAACATGTTTATTAGTGGTGGCAGAAACTCCAagctaaaattaattatttacatttgGTTGAGTATTTCCACACTTAATCAAACTACCTCTTCAGAAATAAAATGGTTCAGTCTTCACAGGATTACAATATCAACAAATGGGAAGGGATTGGTTATATGCACACTGAAATAGAAACAGAAAAATACTAAACATAAGACAGAAAAAATCTAACTACAAGCTACGTGTAACAAATTATCAATTATGAAAGGGAAACAGAATGAGCACTACAACTATGTTAACAACTAAAAAGTTAACATTCTTTCTCCTGAAGAAAATTCATTAATAACCTAAGCCACATATTTCTGTGACAGTAGGGCTAACCAGAATTAACCACATTCAAGATTTAACGACCTCCATaaatatactataaataatccaaaatttctAGCAGAAACATCTAACTATCAAATTCCCACATGTTTTTAAGCTTTAGGTTAACAACTTAGTATTGATCATACCAATTTAGGTATGGATTAAGTAATCATGCCATAGGGCAACAGATAACCTTGAAAGGTGGAAAAAATTGTATCAGGAAAGTGAGAAGTAGATTTACTGAACCTTAAACACTGGAGCCTCAATGTCTTCAACTGGTATGCACTCTGTATTTTGATCCTTCATTGGCCCAAAAAGTTGAGCCCTGAAAACAGGTGACCGAGCTGCAAGTACCAACTTGTGGGCCGCAAAGGTTTCCCCGTTGACTTCAAAGCTTACATCTGTCCCCGTGCTGCATTCCAGTAGCCTTCCAAAATGCTGACCAATGTCAGATGGAGGCACAGGAATAGAGTAGGTTTTTGGGCCCTCGGTTTGTGACCTGACAACACCGACACTGCAATGAACTGAAAGGCAATCGTCTTTCAGATAGTCTGATGTCTCCAAAAGAGTTCGTTTGAAGAACCGCTTATAACCCCTGCAACATAAAAAATCCACAAAAAGTTTATGCTATTTCACGTATAAGATACATATAAGacttcaatcaaaattttctatgTAAGTTTTTGTAGAACATGTGAATTAGACAGCATATACTACCATCACACTCTATACCATGATGTCAGCCAACAATGCCTCAATAATTCATGGTCCTACCATTCCTCAGAAATTAAATTCCCTTCCACAGTCCATACCACATGGGAAAACGAAACAACAAACAGATAAAATCATCCTAAGCAAAGACATACATTCAATCAGTTTGCATCTTTTACATGATTGTCAACACAACAATCATTTAGCAGAATGAAACATTCTGCATTAAACAAAATGTTTCCAGCCACCAAACCTAAAATTTTACGGCACCATCCACCTAGTTAGGAATGTCCAGTAAGCAGTTGTTTGAGAAGGATGACTTCAATTGGTGGCCTTATAGGAATTGTGGTTGGTGGTGAGCTAGTGCAGGAGGAACCACCAAAAATCGAGAAAGAAGAGAGTAAAACAGTTCAGGGAGACAAAAATCATCAATCAATGGAGCTTTGAAGCCCAAATTTATGGTGAAGGGATCAGGCTAAAGAACTGACCTCCAAGTGACATGATAATGAGTTATGGCATGAAACTATTAGTGCAGTGAGAGTTACCACCCATCAACGCGACCTGTTCCAGTAATAAGAAGTGACATATACCATGGAGATTGTGGAGCTATGACCCAAGGTGTACATTAGGTACATGGGCTGCACATTCTTTCTGTATTCGGACTCTCTCTGAACTGGTTAAGTTCAAGATACTCTATGGAAAAGGACCCATCCTGAACCTCAATTCCAAACTCCATGTTATAGAGATTGAAGGTCCTGCATGGAGGAATCTTAGAGCCACTCAAATGGCATGCATAGGTAGCCACACTAAAGGCCCTTGGCAGCTCAGAATGATACAAGTACAGAGTCTACAGACAGAAACAATCTCCATAAGAGTATACAAATTTCTTTCTGAGCCCATTTATGAAACAAACAAGTAGATAAATCAGTTAATTCTCCGCAAACtcgtttaaaatttaaatgcatTATGTCAAAGTAAAACATGCATTTATACCTGACTACAGAGGTATAATGCCAAATTATCTTTGTACATAAAATTTGGCGCAGAGTGCATATCCTAAACAATTTCAATTCTAAGGCGACACCCAGTATACATACCGCATAAACGTTATAAAAGAAATGCAGCAGTTGGAAGCAACGAAAAGTATAAAACACACACACTCAGAAAAATAAACTGAATAGCAGTGAACAGAGGACTTGAACTGTCTCTCCTTCAACACAACCTCCTGGTCAAGAAAATTTCTAATCCATAGACACAGTATGACCggaaacataaaaataaacagttaggAGCCAACAATTGAAATCAATTCCCGATACCGATACCCTTTTGAGAACTCTCGGATCAACAACGACCCAAATACAAATCGGAAATCCAGTGGCACGTATCTCAAAGGCGTAACGCTTACCACATGCTTCCGCGGTATTTGAGCGTGTACGGTCCACTCTCCAACGCTCTCCCGAAATGGCTGTGAACCTTGTGTCTCCCCTTCCCACTCTGATCCAAAAGCGTCAATTCGAACAGCGCCCTCACATCCGTGCCATCGCTGGCAAGAGCGATGAAGAGCGACACGTACACCGCATTATCTTCGGTACTCTTCCCGTCGGGGTAGAAGTAGATCGCCCAGTCATACCCACCGACCGTAAACGTGTCGGACGCTACGTACTTCCCGATGCCCATCCCCTTGGACAGCGAATATCCGTTTATCTTGAATTGGTGCGACCCATTCACGGTCTCGGTGACCGACGTCGAAGTAGTAGCGCTCGTCGACGACGACGGTGAGGGCTCCGAGTTGTCCTTGTAAATCCTACCCATGCCCTCCGCAACCGCCCAATTTCACCGCTCTATGGCTCCCAGATCAAAATTCGAACCGGTTGCGGTCAGATCTAGGGTTTGAACGGCAAATTGAAACGAAATAGGCCGTTTCTGACCTGGAATTAGAGCCGGCTTAGGATGATTATCCTGAAATTCTTGGGAGATAAAACTTCTAGGGTTtggctttgagagagagagtaaaggCCGAGCAGAGAAGGAAgcttctagagagagagagagcagggCGAATGGATTGTGGAGAGTCCCACAACTCTCAACGTCTCtgacatatatgtatatgttatgttttatatatgaatgaatttCATTAACGGAGTGCCCTTATATCACATTCTTACCTGAACTCGAATTCAGGGAAGTAATTATTATacgtatttttttaattaacttaatatacattaatttatttatttaaaattaattatttttcatccctattatatttttttattattattatccgaacaatttatttaaaatattttatagtctatacttaaaataattttatttattatttacatattaaaataaaataataaattatgataCTCTAATAGCtgagtttgaaaatttaaacCGCTTCTGTAAcctttttcatatatatatatataatatatataagggAATAATTGGCTGAGAGTTGTCCAGCTGACAGCTGTGCGTGATGAGCGCATGCTGTCGTCAGGCGCTTTTCATCCGCTTGGtgataaatatatgtatacgtTGCCCAAGGCGTATCTGTGCTTCCCCTTCTTCAACGTTCTTCTCCACCAATGTTCGCTTTACGACGCCGTTTCTATCTTTACCAATGCAATAAGATACCGCACTAACATCTAACGTCCAAAAGCATGCTCATGTCTATGAGCTTTTgcatctttttaaaaattttattttattttttgtaattttaaatgttcTCTTAAACTTAgattaaaaagatattttatattcttaa
The Diospyros lotus cultivar Yz01 chromosome 12, ASM1463336v1, whole genome shotgun sequence DNA segment above includes these coding regions:
- the LOC127786638 gene encoding BTB/POZ and MATH domain-containing protein 2-like; this translates as MGRIYKDNSEPSPSSSTSATTSTSVTETVNGSHQFKINGYSLSKGMGIGKYVASDTFTVGGYDWAIYFYPDGKSTEDNAVYVSLFIALASDGTDVRALFELTLLDQSGKGRHKVHSHFGRALESGPYTLKYRGSMWGYKRFFKRTLLETSDYLKDDCLSVHCSVGVVRSQTEGPKTYSIPVPPSDIGQHFGRLLECSTGTDVSFEVNGETFAAHKLVLAARSPVFRAQLFGPMKDQNTECIPVEDIEAPVFKALLHFIYWDALPDMEELTGLNSKWASTLMSQHLLAAADRYGLERLRLLCEANLCEDVAINTVATTLALAEQHHCFLLKSVCLKFVAMPENLRAVMQTDGFEYLKESCPSVLTELLEYVARMNEHSVVGSKRGTESLLDGIDANGRRVKPRFV